One genomic region from Proteiniborus sp. DW1 encodes:
- the dnaA gene encoding chromosomal replication initiator protein DnaA encodes MSLKLEEVWGSALKLIKNELTEVSFNTWLKTIEPITINDNYILLGAPNEFTKGILEARYLTLIKNAIKQITNIDFDIRFLIPGEDISNDIGQTIASEIVETNSSRSQLNPKYIFDTFVIGNSNRFAHAASLAVAEAPAKAYNPLFLYGGVGLGKTHLMHAIGHYILNQNPKANVIYVTSEKFTNELINSIRDDRNVEFRNRYRNVDVLLVDDIQFIAGKERTEEEFFHTFNELHASNKQIIISSDRPPKEIATLEDRLRSRFEWGLTADIQPPDLETRIAILRKKAKVENIEVPNDVTQYIATKIQSNIRELEGALIRVVAYSSLTNKEVTLELASEALKDIISNTKPKEITAKLIKEITAKYLNVKVEDFSSKRRTRSISYPRQIAMYLCRELTDLSLPKIGEEFGGRDHTTVIHAYDKISSDIENDIELKQKINSIIEEIRGN; translated from the coding sequence ATGAGTTTAAAATTAGAAGAAGTTTGGGGAAGCGCATTGAAACTCATTAAAAACGAGTTAACAGAAGTCAGCTTCAATACTTGGCTAAAAACAATAGAGCCCATAACAATAAATGATAATTACATATTGCTCGGAGCTCCTAATGAATTTACTAAGGGCATTCTTGAGGCTAGATATCTCACATTAATAAAAAATGCTATAAAGCAAATTACTAATATTGATTTTGATATAAGATTCCTCATCCCAGGAGAAGATATATCTAATGATATTGGACAAACCATAGCCAGTGAAATAGTTGAAACTAACTCCTCTAGATCCCAACTAAACCCCAAATATATTTTTGATACATTTGTCATAGGAAATAGTAATAGGTTTGCACATGCTGCATCTTTGGCTGTAGCAGAGGCTCCTGCTAAGGCATATAATCCTTTATTTTTATATGGAGGAGTTGGATTAGGTAAAACGCATCTTATGCATGCAATAGGCCATTATATACTTAATCAAAACCCGAAAGCAAATGTTATATATGTAACATCTGAAAAATTTACTAATGAGCTAATAAATTCAATAAGAGATGATAGAAATGTTGAGTTTAGAAATAGATACAGAAATGTAGACGTGCTACTAGTAGACGACATACAGTTTATAGCAGGAAAAGAAAGAACAGAAGAGGAATTTTTCCATACCTTCAATGAACTCCATGCTTCAAACAAGCAAATCATCATATCAAGTGATAGACCCCCAAAAGAGATAGCTACATTAGAAGATAGACTTCGTTCTAGATTTGAATGGGGACTTACTGCTGATATTCAGCCACCTGATCTAGAGACAAGAATTGCTATTTTAAGAAAAAAAGCAAAGGTAGAAAATATAGAAGTACCAAATGATGTTACACAATATATTGCCACGAAAATTCAATCAAACATTAGGGAGTTAGAAGGTGCACTGATTAGAGTTGTAGCTTATTCATCATTAACAAATAAAGAAGTAACATTAGAACTGGCTAGTGAAGCTTTAAAGGATATTATATCTAATACTAAGCCTAAAGAAATTACTGCAAAGCTTATTAAAGAAATTACCGCAAAATATTTAAATGTAAAAGTGGAAGACTTTAGCTCTAAAAGAAGGACAAGGTCAATATCATATCCTAGACAAATAGCTATGTACCTTTGTAGAGAACTTACTGATTTATCACTACCTAAAATAGGTGAAGAATTTGGTGGAAGAGATCATACTACTGTAATTCATGCCTATGATAAGATATCTTCAGATATTGAAAATGATATAGAATTGAAACAAAAAATTAATAGTATAATAGAAGAAATTAGAGGTAATTAG
- the dnaN gene encoding DNA polymerase III subunit beta, with translation MRVRIQQRDLSKCINVVQKGISSKSTLPILSGVLLEAQEGRLKLTGTDLEIGIKSTVDCEIIEEGSIVITSRIFGDIVRKLPDLPIDIYVDENNSVHINCGNSKFNLIGFSSMDYPQLPEIYEGSYFEIPKDLLKSMIRQTIFAAAQDETRPILTGALFETDNNMASLVAIDGYRLAVKKVSVNVDENIKVVIPAKTLNEVNKILEDDDAEVKISCTPGNVIFNFGDTIITSRLLEGQFLNYNDIIRNEHKLRIRVKTKDIQECLERASLLAREGKNNLVKLDISDDKLVITSNSEIGNVYEELPIQLEGNDIKIAFNSKYILEGIKAIDSEEIVMDMISNVNPCIIRPVEDNSYTYLVLPVRLAAED, from the coding sequence ATGAGAGTTCGAATACAACAAAGAGACTTATCTAAGTGTATAAACGTGGTACAAAAAGGTATCTCTTCAAAATCTACTCTGCCTATTCTTAGTGGCGTATTATTAGAAGCACAAGAAGGTAGACTAAAGCTAACTGGTACAGACTTAGAAATAGGTATAAAATCAACTGTAGATTGTGAAATAATTGAAGAAGGTTCTATAGTAATAACATCAAGGATTTTTGGAGATATAGTTAGAAAGCTACCTGATTTACCTATAGATATATATGTAGATGAAAATAATAGTGTACACATTAACTGTGGAAATTCTAAATTCAATCTAATAGGCTTTTCTTCAATGGATTATCCACAACTACCAGAAATATATGAAGGCAGCTATTTTGAAATACCAAAGGACTTGTTAAAATCTATGATAAGACAAACAATTTTTGCAGCAGCTCAGGACGAAACGAGACCTATACTTACAGGAGCACTATTTGAAACTGATAATAATATGGCTTCCTTAGTTGCTATAGATGGCTATAGACTAGCAGTTAAGAAAGTATCTGTAAATGTAGATGAAAATATAAAAGTTGTAATTCCTGCAAAAACCTTAAATGAAGTAAACAAAATATTAGAAGATGATGATGCAGAAGTAAAAATAAGCTGTACTCCAGGTAATGTAATATTTAATTTTGGAGATACTATAATTACATCTAGATTATTAGAAGGACAATTCTTAAACTATAATGATATAATAAGAAATGAACATAAATTAAGAATTAGAGTAAAAACTAAGGATATACAAGAATGTTTAGAAAGAGCCTCCTTATTAGCGAGAGAAGGTAAAAACAACTTAGTAAAGCTTGATATTTCAGATGATAAGCTTGTAATTACATCTAATTCAGAAATAGGTAATGTATACGAGGAGCTACCTATACAATTAGAAGGAAATGACATAAAAATAGCCTTTAATTCCAAATATATTTTAGAAGGTATAAAAGCAATAGATAGCGAAGAAATAGTTATGGACATGATCTCAAATGTTAATCCTTGCATAATAAGACCCGTAGAGGATAATAGCTATACTTACTTAGTATTACCTGTAAGGCTTGCAGCTGAAGATTAG
- a CDS encoding RNA-binding S4 domain-containing protein yields MKEVSISTEFIKLDQFLKYIGVAQTGGHSKELIKNGNIKVNDEVALERGKKIRAGDKVEISGEGIYIVK; encoded by the coding sequence ATGAAGGAAGTATCCATAAGTACAGAGTTTATAAAGCTTGATCAATTTTTAAAATACATTGGTGTAGCGCAAACTGGTGGACATAGTAAAGAATTAATTAAAAATGGCAATATTAAAGTTAATGATGAAGTAGCACTTGAAAGAGGAAAAAAAATCAGAGCCGGTGATAAGGTAGAAATTTCCGGGGAAGGCATTTATATTGTCAAGTAG
- the recF gene encoding DNA replication/repair protein RecF yields MYVKKIKLINFRNYMNLDMELNRTLNIFVGDNAQGKTNLLESIYICSNGKSYRTNKDRELINLNKTKAYIGLDVVKEQFSKYIEIKFDKDAKKRIRINRVELERNSDLTGVLNVVVFSPEDLRLVKEGPSERRSFLDGEISQIKPKYKYNLARYNKILMQRNNLLKSRPYESCQNLFDVWDTQLSQVGADIILERLKFIDRLAIISKDIHNKLTGGLEELKLKYLPSFSVDISDRQELQMRLKNILENNIEQDIQRGSTEFGPHRDDLDIIINDVSARTFGSQGQQRTAALSLKLAEVELIKLEVGEYPVLLLDDVFSELDINRRKYLISTFKDIQIIITSTDDIDLDELNDIEKKVFFIRQGKVMIEGDI; encoded by the coding sequence GTGTATGTAAAAAAAATAAAGCTCATAAACTTCAGGAATTATATGAATCTTGATATGGAGCTAAATAGGACATTAAATATTTTTGTTGGAGATAATGCACAGGGGAAAACAAATCTACTTGAATCAATATATATTTGTTCAAATGGAAAGTCATATAGGACTAATAAAGACAGGGAGCTAATCAATTTAAATAAAACTAAGGCATATATAGGCTTAGATGTAGTAAAAGAACAATTTTCCAAATATATAGAAATAAAGTTTGACAAAGATGCAAAAAAAAGAATAAGGATTAATAGAGTTGAACTAGAAAGAAATTCAGACCTTACTGGTGTGCTAAATGTAGTAGTATTTTCACCAGAGGATTTGAGATTAGTAAAAGAAGGACCAAGTGAAAGAAGAAGCTTTTTAGATGGAGAAATATCTCAAATAAAGCCTAAGTATAAATATAATCTAGCAAGATACAATAAAATTCTTATGCAGAGAAATAATCTACTAAAAAGTAGACCATATGAAAGTTGTCAGAATTTATTTGATGTATGGGATACCCAGCTTTCACAAGTTGGTGCAGACATCATACTTGAAAGGTTAAAATTTATAGATAGGCTTGCCATAATATCAAAAGATATCCACAATAAGTTAACTGGTGGATTAGAGGAACTTAAACTAAAATATTTACCTTCATTTTCAGTGGATATATCAGACAGACAAGAACTACAGATGAGATTGAAAAATATTCTAGAAAATAATATAGAACAAGATATACAAAGGGGAAGTACTGAATTTGGGCCACATAGGGATGATTTAGATATAATAATTAATGATGTATCTGCAAGGACATTTGGCTCACAAGGACAACAAAGAACGGCAGCATTGTCTTTAAAATTAGCAGAGGTTGAGTTAATAAAACTTGAAGTCGGAGAATATCCAGTTCTTTTACTAGATGACGTATTTTCTGAACTTGATATAAATAGGAGGAAATACTTAATTTCAACCTTTAAAGATATTCAAATTATAATTACGTCAACAGATGATATAGACTTAGATGAACTAAATGACATAGAAAAAAAGGTGTTTTTCATTAGGCAAGGAAAAGTTATGATAGAGGGGGATATATAA
- a CDS encoding extracellular matrix/biofilm biosynthesis regulator RemA family protein, whose translation MFLHIGKSLIIPIKEIIAIIDAESIMKSDDTKNFLKIAEEEGFICDVGEDNIKSYIITEKLEKSKENSSKIRRSVIYSSNISSKTLLKRVGFIDNIV comes from the coding sequence TTGTTTCTTCATATAGGAAAAAGTCTAATTATACCAATTAAGGAGATTATAGCTATAATAGATGCAGAATCAATAATGAAATCAGATGATACAAAGAATTTTTTAAAGATTGCAGAAGAAGAAGGATTCATTTGCGATGTAGGTGAGGACAATATAAAATCTTATATCATAACTGAAAAGCTAGAGAAGAGTAAGGAAAATTCATCAAAAATTAGAAGAAGTGTTATATACAGTTCTAATATATCTTCCAAGACCCTTTTGAAAAGGGTGGGCTTTATAGATAATATAGTGTGA
- the gyrB gene encoding DNA topoisomerase (ATP-hydrolyzing) subunit B, with amino-acid sequence MHNNQNNTNYGVEQIRVLEGLEAVRLRPGMYIGSTGPRGLHHLVYEIVDNSIDEALAGRCDEIGVKINKDGSVTVVDNGMGIPVDIHPKTGKSTVETVLTVLHAGGKFDSNAYKVSGGLHGVGVSVVNALSEWLEARVRRDGKEYMQRYERGVAVTELKIIGDADDSGTTITFMPDALIFDEVNFKYETLEYRLRELAFLNKGVKIVFEDERVEKKKEFHYEGGINSFVEHLNKNRDPIHEKIIYFEGEKDNCNVEVAMQYTDDYSENVFSYANNINTHEGGTHLIGFRSAITRIMNDYARKNNILKDKEENLAGEDVREGLTAVLSVKLTDPQFEGQTKTKLGNSEVRGIVESLVSEYLNIFLEENPKEAKSIIEKSLRAQRAREAARKARELTRRKNVLESSSLPGKLADCSEQDPSKCEIYLVEGDSAGGSAKQGRDRKTQAILPLKGKIMNVEKARLDKMLGSDEIKAMITAFGCGIGPDFDITKLRYGKIVIMTDADVDGAHIRTLLLTFFYRYMRPLVDNGNIFIAQPPLYKVKKGKLEKYAYNDKELENVLDEIGRTGYTLQRYKGLGEMNPDQLWDTTMNPETRVMLQVNIEDAVAADEIFTTLMGDKVKPRRDFIEENARYVRNLDV; translated from the coding sequence ATGCACAATAATCAAAACAATACTAATTATGGGGTTGAACAAATCAGAGTTCTAGAAGGTCTAGAGGCTGTTAGACTAAGACCTGGTATGTATATAGGTTCTACTGGTCCAAGAGGATTACATCATCTTGTATATGAAATAGTGGATAATAGTATAGATGAGGCACTAGCAGGAAGATGTGATGAGATAGGTGTTAAAATAAATAAAGATGGCTCAGTTACAGTTGTAGATAATGGAATGGGTATACCAGTAGATATACATCCTAAAACAGGAAAATCAACTGTTGAAACTGTACTTACAGTTTTGCATGCAGGAGGAAAATTTGACAGCAATGCCTATAAGGTTTCAGGTGGACTTCATGGTGTAGGTGTATCTGTAGTTAATGCTCTTTCGGAATGGCTAGAAGCTAGGGTTAGAAGAGATGGAAAAGAATATATGCAAAGGTACGAAAGAGGAGTAGCAGTAACTGAACTCAAAATAATTGGGGATGCTGATGATTCAGGAACTACCATAACTTTTATGCCAGATGCTCTAATATTTGATGAAGTTAATTTTAAGTATGAGACATTAGAGTACAGATTAAGAGAACTAGCATTTTTAAATAAAGGTGTAAAAATAGTATTTGAAGATGAAAGAGTAGAAAAGAAAAAAGAATTCCACTACGAAGGTGGTATCAATTCCTTTGTCGAGCATTTAAATAAAAATAGAGATCCTATACATGAAAAGATTATTTATTTTGAGGGAGAAAAGGATAATTGTAATGTAGAAGTAGCTATGCAGTATACAGATGATTATAGTGAAAATGTATTTAGTTATGCTAATAACATAAACACTCATGAGGGTGGTACTCACTTAATTGGATTTAGATCAGCTATTACTAGGATAATGAATGATTATGCAAGAAAAAATAATATACTTAAAGATAAAGAAGAAAATCTTGCTGGAGAAGATGTAAGGGAAGGTCTAACAGCAGTACTTTCAGTGAAATTAACTGACCCACAATTTGAAGGGCAAACTAAGACTAAGCTTGGAAACAGTGAAGTAAGAGGGATAGTAGAAAGTCTAGTTTCAGAGTATCTAAATATATTTCTAGAGGAAAATCCAAAGGAAGCAAAGAGCATTATCGAAAAGTCTTTAAGAGCTCAAAGAGCTAGAGAGGCTGCTAGAAAGGCAAGAGAACTTACTAGAAGAAAAAATGTTTTAGAAAGCTCATCTCTTCCAGGAAAGCTAGCAGACTGCTCAGAACAAGACCCAAGTAAATGTGAAATATACCTAGTGGAGGGAGATTCTGCGGGAGGTTCAGCAAAGCAAGGACGTGATAGAAAAACTCAAGCCATACTTCCTTTAAAGGGTAAAATAATGAATGTGGAGAAGGCAAGACTAGATAAGATGTTAGGCTCTGACGAAATAAAGGCAATGATAACAGCCTTTGGATGTGGTATTGGACCAGATTTTGATATAACAAAGCTAAGATATGGAAAAATAGTTATCATGACGGATGCCGATGTTGACGGAGCCCATATCAGGACTCTACTTCTTACATTCTTCTATAGATATATGAGACCATTAGTAGATAATGGTAACATATTCATAGCACAACCACCACTATATAAAGTTAAAAAAGGTAAATTAGAAAAATATGCTTATAATGATAAAGAGCTAGAAAATGTATTAGATGAAATAGGAAGAACAGGATATACGCTTCAAAGATATAAGGGTCTTGGAGAAATGAATCCAGACCAGCTTTGGGATACAACCATGAATCCTGAAACAAGAGTAATGCTTCAAGTAAATATTGAAGATGCAGTAGCTGCAGATGAAATATTTACAACTCTTATGGGAGACAAAGTAAAACCTAGAAGAGACTTCATAGAAGAAAATGCAAGATATGTTAGAAATCTTGATGTGTAG
- a CDS encoding DsbA family protein has protein sequence MPFELDSNTPLEGMDLFTVYPKEYVVNSLNYLSRLGRDFGIEFNNLNGEFNTRRAHLAEYYAKEHNKYDEYSKIVFKAYFGDKLNIADKNILNEIAKSIGLDVDDMNNSIDSNKYDKRLIEDYNLASKYHFSSVPTFIINDNIRISGIKEYNEFKKTFLEAIQ, from the coding sequence ATACCATTTGAATTAGACTCAAATACCCCATTAGAAGGTATGGATTTATTTACTGTATATCCAAAAGAATATGTAGTAAATTCTCTAAATTATTTATCGAGGTTAGGAAGGGATTTTGGTATTGAATTCAATAATTTAAATGGTGAGTTTAATACTAGAAGAGCCCATCTAGCAGAATATTATGCCAAAGAACACAATAAGTATGATGAATATTCTAAGATAGTATTTAAAGCTTATTTTGGTGATAAGTTAAATATAGCTGATAAAAATATTTTAAATGAAATTGCCAAGAGTATAGGCTTAGATGTAGACGATATGAATAATTCTATAGATTCCAATAAATATGATAAAAGGCTTATAGAAGATTATAATTTGGCAAGTAAGTACCACTTTTCCTCTGTACCGACTTTTATTATCAATGATAACATACGTATATCAGGAATTAAGGAATATAATGAATTTAAAAAAACATTTCTAGAAGCGATACAATAA
- a CDS encoding NUDIX domain-containing protein has protein sequence MMEIGESIEEKAKREVFEEVGIELKDIRFFKVYSGKEFYYKYPS, from the coding sequence ATGATGGAAATTGGTGAGAGTATTGAAGAAAAAGCTAAAAGAGAAGTTTTCGAAGAAGTTGGAATAGAACTTAAAGATATAAGATTTTTTAAGGTTTATTCAGGAAAAGAATTTTATTATAAATACCCATCTTGA
- a CDS encoding RnfABCDGE type electron transport complex subunit D, whose amino-acid sequence MSLINTKKYFTPQKMMRTVIISLIPVILSSIYFFGWRSFILLLWVTLFGVVTEWIFEKKYGKKASEAIFVTCILYVLTLPARTPFWIAAVGIIFGVVFGKEVFGGFGKNIFNPALVARAFVYVSFPEQLTIQWSKSALGFPGGFTTYLTENIDAISQATPMLIFRETGDMVSSIKLLVGNVSGSLGETSAILIILAGIYLIYKKVASWETMTGVLIGFIGLSTILYFLGFAQIPNPLFGILSGGFLFGTVFMATDPVSSPKTKGGKWIYGILIGIVTVIIRGYALFAGGMMFAILIGNTFAPIIDEGINYYKKSKKAAKAKGKEVTA is encoded by the coding sequence TTGTCATTAATTAACACAAAAAAATACTTTACTCCTCAAAAGATGATGAGAACAGTAATCATATCATTGATTCCAGTAATATTGTCATCAATATACTTTTTTGGCTGGAGGTCCTTTATTCTTCTTTTGTGGGTAACATTATTTGGAGTAGTCACAGAGTGGATTTTTGAGAAAAAGTACGGAAAAAAAGCATCAGAAGCAATTTTTGTAACTTGTATACTTTATGTACTAACCCTTCCAGCGCGGACACCATTTTGGATAGCAGCAGTAGGTATTATATTTGGAGTTGTTTTTGGAAAAGAGGTTTTTGGAGGATTTGGAAAGAACATTTTTAATCCTGCCTTAGTGGCCAGAGCATTTGTTTATGTATCTTTTCCAGAACAATTGACAATACAATGGTCTAAATCGGCTCTAGGCTTCCCAGGCGGCTTCACAACATATCTTACAGAAAACATAGATGCCATTTCACAGGCTACACCAATGCTTATATTTAGGGAAACAGGAGATATGGTTTCATCAATAAAGTTATTGGTAGGCAATGTATCTGGTTCCCTTGGAGAAACAAGCGCAATATTAATTATCCTAGCAGGTATATATTTGATTTACAAAAAAGTAGCATCTTGGGAAACTATGACAGGAGTTTTAATTGGCTTTATTGGACTTAGTACAATACTATATTTTCTAGGTTTTGCTCAAATACCAAATCCTCTCTTTGGTATTTTATCTGGAGGATTTCTCTTTGGAACTGTCTTCATGGCTACAGATCCAGTATCTTCTCCAAAAACTAAAGGAGGAAAGTGGATATATGGAATTCTAATAGGAATTGTAACAGTAATCATACGTGGATATGCATTATTTGCTGGAGGAATGATGTTTGCAATACTAATTGGAAATACCTTTGCTCCAATAATAGATGAAGGTATTAATTATTATAAGAAATCTAAAAAAGCAGCTAAGGCAAAAGGAAAAGAGGTGACTGCATGA
- a CDS encoding FMN-binding protein — MKKSFIFPIIFMVIITAFFTAILAFLNYSTADVIAFNQETELRKTILYVFNIESTSSEPEKIEEVFNKYISEETVNGQKVFVAKEGDNTIGYAFLIGGTALWGTVEGFAAVSEDFSELLGIDFVSHSETPGLGGRISEDWFKEQFRGLMLTNSNNGNYIVYKPAPGGNVDAIAGATLTSKSVSDFINKDIYEFIKENRGGI, encoded by the coding sequence ATGAAAAAGTCCTTTATCTTTCCAATAATATTTATGGTTATAATAACAGCCTTTTTTACAGCTATATTAGCATTCCTTAACTATAGCACTGCTGATGTAATTGCCTTTAATCAAGAAACAGAGTTAAGAAAAACAATTCTATATGTATTTAATATAGAATCAACTTCTAGTGAACCTGAAAAAATAGAGGAAGTTTTTAATAAATACATAAGTGAAGAAACCGTTAATGGACAAAAAGTCTTTGTAGCTAAAGAAGGGGATAACACTATAGGCTATGCTTTTCTAATAGGAGGAACAGCTCTATGGGGAACTGTAGAAGGCTTTGCTGCAGTATCTGAAGACTTTAGTGAATTATTAGGAATAGATTTTGTGTCACATAGTGAAACTCCTGGTCTAGGCGGTAGAATTTCTGAGGATTGGTTTAAGGAGCAGTTCAGGGGATTAATGTTAACTAATTCTAATAACGGAAACTATATAGTTTACAAGCCTGCCCCAGGGGGAAATGTAGATGCTATAGCTGGAGCTACCTTAACATCTAAATCAGTAAGTGACTTTATAAATAAAGACATTTATGAGTTCATAAAAGAAAATAGGGGGGGAATATAA